CATCGGCTCGCGCTTGCGGGTCGCTTTGCCGGTCCGCGTCGGGCGCGCCGCGACCGCGCCACGGTGCCCGGTCGCGCAGGGGAACGAACCGTCTATCTGCCCAGCTTGTCGGGCAGTCCTTTCCGCTTGGTCTCTGCCAGCTCTTCCAGTTCAGCCTCGGTCATCGACTCGTACATGCTGCGCGCGGCACCCTTGAGGTCGGACTCTTGCGCCTCGCCGCGCTTGGCTGCCAGCGCGGCGCCGGCAGCCTTCTGCTGTGCTTTCGATCTTGCGGGCACGTGCGCTCTCCGTTGCAGGCTGTCACAGGCACAACGCTGCAGCATCGAGCGGGTTCCGGGCGCGGCTGCGGCCGGTCAAGGCCGTCGCCGTGCCGGCTTTCGGGCCGGCTGGCGCGGCAGGGCGATCAGGGCAAGCGCGGCGAGGCTGAGCGCGACCGCGAGCCAGAAGTGGGGCGGGTACCACTCGTCGAGCAGCGCCATGCCCCAGGCGATGCCGGCCGGCAGCGCGATGAAGCTGCCGAAGGCGACGAACATCGAGCCCGACAGCCGCAGCAGCAATATGTAGAGATAGATCTCGACCCCCGTCACCCCGATGAAGGCGGCCAGCGGCGTGCGCACGGCCGGCCAGTCGGCGAACAGCGCCGACGGCGTGCCGACGACGAACCAGGCGGGCAGCGCGATCAGCGCGGCGGCGGCGAGCTGGCCGGTGACGACCTGCAGCGTGTTCAGCCGCCGCGGCCAGAACCGCGCGACATAGATGCCGTCGAAGGCATAGGCGGCCGGGATCGCGACCGCGAAGGGCAGGGCGTGCAGCCAGCCTGATTCCGGCCGTCCGAACTCGCGTAGCAGCAGCACGGCGACGCCGACGGTGCCCAGAGCCACGCCGAACAGCCGGTCGCGGCCGACGCGTTCCCAGCGCAGCGCCAGCAGGATGGCGACGGTCGCCACCGGGGTCAGCGATTCGAAGAAGGCGACGACGCCGGCCGGCATCGCGGACGCCGCCGCGGCGGCCCCGCCCAGCGGCACGACGAAGCCGAACAGCGCGGCCAGCACGAAATAGGCGGCCTCGGACCGGGTCGGGCGGAACAGCCCGCCACGGGCGGCCAGCACCGCGGCGAAGGCGGCCGCGCACAGCGTCAGGGCGGGCGCCAGCGCGCCGGTCTCGTCGACGCCGGCCGTGGCCAGCATGCGCAGCAGCACGATCTGCAGGCCCCACAACAGGCCGAGCCCGAACAGAACGGCGGTGCACAGCGCCTGGCCGGGCGCGGCGCGGCCGGCGCGGGCGTTACCGGCAGCGGAGGCATAGGACGTCGCGACGGTGCGCGAGGCCGCTGAGCGACTGGGGGGCGTGCTCATGCGATCACCCTGGCCGGCAAATCCGGCTGTCTGGCGGCGGGAATATGGTTAATCGGCACGATGCCGCGGCAACGCGCGGGCGGCGGTGACGAAAGTCACGCGGCCGGCGAGCGTGGGCTCCCTGCCGGCGCGAAACGCGCACGCAGGGCTGTCGGCCGCGTCGCTGGACGCAGCGATGCGCGCTCCGGGGAGGCGCGCGCGGTTGCCAGAAGCAAAAAGGCGGCGGCCCGGAATGCGCTGTCGCACACTCCGGGCCGCGCGCCCGATCGGGGTTGCCGATCTCGTCAGCGGGTCAGGGCGTCATGTCCGCGCCTGCCTGGGTGCGCGCCGCTCTACAATTGAAGTTCGCCGCTGTTGTAGACCCAGGTCTGCTGGCCGGCGCAACCGCCCGACGAGGCCGCGACGTGAAGCCAGTTCGGATCGGATGCGGACTTCTCGATCAGGCGCACCTGGTCGCCGGGCGAGAGGTAGCACTGGTCCGCGCCCCCCTCCTGCGGGTAGCCGGTCACATCGGCGAGCACCACGACCGTGCCGGCGGTGGGTGCAGGCGCGGGCGGCGGCGGCGTCGTTGTCTGCTGGACCAGCACCTGCTGAACGCAGATCTGGAACGGTTGCTCGCATGCGGCCTGGATCACGCCTGCCGAAGAGACGCTCGCTCCATATGCTTGCATGATGAGAGCCCGGCATTGGCTTTCGGCTGCCATGCAATCGTTTTGCGTGTGCATTGCGGCCATGTCCCAGGGGAAGATCGGCGCCGAAGAGGTTGGCGCCGGCGACGGCGCACCACCGCAGACCAGCCCGATCCGATCGACATACTCGCCGGAGCCGCCGAAAATGCCGGACGCGGTCTCGGTCGCGGCGTCGCACCCGGCCCAGTCGGTCGCGACGACGGTGCCGGCAACCTGGTCGGGCCTGACCTCGTAGGTGTAGTCGCTGCCGAGGTCCCGGCACTGGATCGAGATGTGCTTGACGATCGTCAGCTCGCTCCAGGGCCCGTACGATGAGCTCAGCGCTTGCACCACATCGCCGGGCTGGCAGGCGACCTTCTGGTATCCGCCGCCGCCGCCGCCCCAGTACTGGGTGGGCTCGTATGCCCCGCCGGCCCACTCGGTCCGCTCCGCATTCAGCGGCGTGCAGATCGCCACCACGGCATCGAGCGCCGTGCCGCTGCGCAGGTTGACCCCGATCAGCACATCGTTCGGCCGGCACTCCGAGCGGAAGTTGCCGCCGCCGCCGCCGCCGAACGGCCCAACGTCGCGTGCGTGGACGTGTGTCGCGAAGAGCGTGGTCGCCGAGAACGCGCCCGCGATCGCGCAGGCCAGAAACGCAGATCGGTTCCGCATCATTTCCCTTCTCCTCTATGCCCCTGCGACCGGCCCGTGCCGGCGCAGAACACCTGTCCCGTCCACGCTGGAAAATGGTTCATGGGCGTTCACGAATGCGGGAAAGCAGCGTCAAACCAGCGTGAAAGCCCAGGAAAAGTGCGCTATACGGTGCAAAGAGAGCGAATGGCGTGATCGCTCGATTTCACGCGGCGTTTTGGGGGGAGCGTCTACTCGATTGCGCGAACTCGCGCTCAGCCTTTTGGGCGAATTCGAGATCCGAGACGGCGCGGGGCAGATCATCCCGTTGGTCGGCCGGAAGAATCGTGCACTCCTGGCTATCCTTGCCCTCGCGCCGGGCGCATCCGTTTCGCGCGCTCGCGCTGCCCGGCTGCTGTGGAGCGATCGCGCCGACGAGCAGGCGCGCAGCAGCCTGCGCCAGGCCCTGACGACCTTGCGCAAGGAACTCAAAGCGGCGGGCGCCGCGACGATCTTCGCC
This Alphaproteobacteria bacterium DNA region includes the following protein-coding sequences:
- a CDS encoding DUF3008 family protein, coding for MPARSKAQQKAAGAALAAKRGEAQESDLKGAARSMYESMTEAELEELAETKRKGLPDKLGR
- a CDS encoding EamA family transporter, translating into MSTPPSRSAASRTVATSYASAAGNARAGRAAPGQALCTAVLFGLGLLWGLQIVLLRMLATAGVDETGALAPALTLCAAAFAAVLAARGGLFRPTRSEAAYFVLAALFGFVVPLGGAAAAASAMPAGVVAFFESLTPVATVAILLALRWERVGRDRLFGVALGTVGVAVLLLREFGRPESGWLHALPFAVAIPAAYAFDGIYVARFWPRRLNTLQVVTGQLAAAALIALPAWFVVGTPSALFADWPAVRTPLAAFIGVTGVEIYLYILLLRLSGSMFVAFGSFIALPAGIAWGMALLDEWYPPHFWLAVALSLAALALIALPRQPARKPARRRP